The nucleotide sequence GTCTTCGAGGCGCTGCGCGCGGGGGCGAGCGGCTTCCTGGTCAAGGACACCGAGCCGATCGACCTGCTGAAGGCGATCAAGACCGTCGCGGCCGGCGAGTCGCTGCTGTCGCCCGGCGCGACGCGCGCCCTGGTCGGGCGGTTCCTCGCGCAGCCGGAGCCGAAGATCGCCGCGCCGGACCGGCTGACCGCGCTGACCGACCGGGAGCGCGAGGTGCTGGCGCTGGTCGCCTCCGGGATGAGCAACGACGAGATCGCCGAGCATTTGTTCGTCTCGCCGCTGACCGCGAAGACGCACGTCAGCCGGGCGATGGTGAAGCTCGGGGCGCGGGACCGCGCGCAGCTCGTGGTGATCGCCTACGAGTCGGGCGTGGTGCGCCCGGGGCCGCAGGCCGGCTGAGCCGGGGGCGCGGAGCGGGCCGGCAGGCATGAACCGGGCCCCGGATCGGAATGATCCGGTCAGGTGATCCGACCAGGTCGCCACCGGCACCGACCCGAACGGCTGGGGAGCGCACATGCGGGAAGTGGTCAAGCGGACGGCCCGTGCGATTCTGCTCGACGACGAGGACCGCTTGGTCCTGATCAAGCGCACGAAGCCGGGCCGGACGCCGTACTGGATCACACCGGGCGGCGGTGTCGAAGCCGGCGACACGACGGTCGTCGAAGGGCTGCGGCGCGAGGTTCTGGAGGAGCTGGGCGCCAAACTCTCCCGCAGCGTCCCGGCGTTCGTCGACACCGTGCCGGAGGCGGGCGGCGGGGTGAAGGTGCAGCACTTCTTCGCGTGCCGCCTGGAGTCCATCGACCCGGCGCTGCGCCACGGGCCCGAGGTCGACGAGCCGAACGGCGCGTACGAGGTCGTGCGGGTGCCGTTCACTCCCGAGGGGCTGGCGACCGTGGACGTGGTGCCCGCGACGCTCGCGGCGTACCTGACGGCGAATGTCGAAGGCGTGCTGTCGCTGCTCGCGGGCGACCTCGCGTAGGGCCGCCGGTCGCCGAGCCACCGGTCGCGGTCGACGGCGGCCGGTTCACCACTCGGCGGCGTGCGCGACCAGCCGGGCGTGCAGGTGCGCGAGGTGCGGGCGGCTCGGCTCACCCGCGCGAAGGGCCACGAACAGCGTGGTGAGCGGCGGGACTTCGGGGTCGAACAGGGTGACCGCCGAGCCGTCCGCGAGGGCTTCGGCACACAGGTGGCGCGGCAGCACCGCGATGCCCGCGCCGGCGCGCACGCAGGCGAGGACGGCCCGCAGGTCGGGGACGACGAGTGCCGCCGGCGCGGGAGGTTTCGCGTCGAACACGGCCGCCCAGTAGCGCCGGGCGAGCACCTGCTCCTCGCTGTCGCCGATGACCGGCACGTCGTCGAGGGCGGACGGCCCGTGTTCGGCGATGCGTTCCCGGGGCAGGAGTACGGCCCAGCGCGGGGCGCCGACCAGGACGTACTCGTCGTCGGCCAGGGCGGTGGAGGTCAGTCCGCGCTCGCGCGGGCGCACGTCGGAGACGACGATGTCGTGGCGGCCGGCGGCGAGGCCGGCGAGGAGTTCGCCGCCGGGGCCGAGGGTGACGCGCAGGCGCAGACCCCGGCGCACGAGGTCGGCCAGTGCGGGCAGGACGCGCTGCCCGATGATCTCGGCGGGGCCCGCGAGGTGGACGGTGTGGTCCAGCGGGTCGGTGCCCAGCAGATCCCGCGCGGTGATCTCCTCCAGCGCGTCGAGGTGCGGCGCGAGCTTCGCGGCGAGCTCGTCCGCGACCGTGGTGGGCGTGACGCCTCGGGAGAGCCGTTGGAAGAGCTGGCGGCCGATCTGCTTCTCCAGGCTGCGGATCTGTGCGGTGACGGTCGGCTGCGACATGTCGAGGAACTGTGCGGCCCGGGTGAAGGAGCCCGCCCGATGGACCGCGAGAAACGTGCGCAGCAGCGTCAGATCCACAGACCCCCCAACCCCCCCGGACCCCGGCCCTCCGACCACGCCCTCGGAACCGGCGGACGACTCCGTGCGCGGACCGGCGGTGTGTGCGGCTGCCGGGCATGGGGCACGCGGAGCAGGCGTCGGTTTCCCGGCGCGGCCGAGTGTCATCCTTGACCCGCGCGGGGTGGCGAACAAGTGGTTGTGAAGCGGGTTCCGTCGTATTGACCGGAAGTTGCCGGGGGTTGACGTGATCCTGCGACGGTCCGGGGTCAGTGCGCGTCGTCGGCGAGGGCCGCGTCCAGGGCCTGGGCGACGTCGGCGAGCAGGTCCTCGGTGTCCTCACAACCGGTGGAAAAGCGAACAAATCCAGGTGGGATGTCGTCTCCGGGCCAGCGTCCGCGCCGCTCGGCGATGCTGTGCGTGCCGCCGAAGCTGGTGGCCTCCGCGACCAGGCGCGCGGCGCGCAGGAAGCGGTCCGCGGTGGCCGCGTCGGGGAGTGTGAACGCGACCACACAGCCGGGCCGGCGCATCTGCCGCGCGGCGACGGGATACGACGGGTCGTCGGGGAGCGCGGGGTGGCGTACGTCGGTCACTCCCGCGCGCGTGCGGAGCAGGCGCGCGAGGGCCAGGGCGTTGTCCGCCTGCCGCGCGAGGCGCAGATGCAGGGTGGCGAGCGAGCGGTGCGCGAGCCAGGCCTCCATCGGGCCGGGCACCCCTCCGGTGAGCGTGCGCCACGCACGCACCCGGTCGGCGACCTCCGGGTCGGCGCACGCGACG is from Yinghuangia sp. ASG 101 and encodes:
- a CDS encoding response regulator; this translates as MVRVLIADDQSLVRAGFKVLIGSDPELEVVGEAANGAEAVTLARETRADVVLMDIRMPEMDGLEATRRIVGDDDLAGVKVLVLTTFEVDDYVFEALRAGASGFLVKDTEPIDLLKAIKTVAAGESLLSPGATRALVGRFLAQPEPKIAAPDRLTALTDREREVLALVASGMSNDEIAEHLFVSPLTAKTHVSRAMVKLGARDRAQLVVIAYESGVVRPGPQAG
- a CDS encoding NUDIX domain-containing protein, giving the protein MREVVKRTARAILLDDEDRLVLIKRTKPGRTPYWITPGGGVEAGDTTVVEGLRREVLEELGAKLSRSVPAFVDTVPEAGGGVKVQHFFACRLESIDPALRHGPEVDEPNGAYEVVRVPFTPEGLATVDVVPATLAAYLTANVEGVLSLLAGDLA
- a CDS encoding LysR family transcriptional regulator encodes the protein MDLTLLRTFLAVHRAGSFTRAAQFLDMSQPTVTAQIRSLEKQIGRQLFQRLSRGVTPTTVADELAAKLAPHLDALEEITARDLLGTDPLDHTVHLAGPAEIIGQRVLPALADLVRRGLRLRVTLGPGGELLAGLAAGRHDIVVSDVRPRERGLTSTALADDEYVLVGAPRWAVLLPRERIAEHGPSALDDVPVIGDSEEQVLARRYWAAVFDAKPPAPAALVVPDLRAVLACVRAGAGIAVLPRHLCAEALADGSAVTLFDPEVPPLTTLFVALRAGEPSRPHLAHLHARLVAHAAEW